A single window of Hyphomicrobiales bacterium DNA harbors:
- the kdpF gene encoding K(+)-transporting ATPase subunit F, giving the protein MFLEYILGGAVALFLTTYLTYALVRPERF; this is encoded by the coding sequence ATGTTTCTTGAATATATCTTGGGCGGTGCGGTGGCCCTCTTTCTCACCACCTATCTGACTTACGCGCTCGTTCGCCCTGAGCGATTTTGA
- a CDS encoding hypothetical protein (Evidence 5 : Unknown function) — MMKRQGFFHGRPRLFLYEIFISRRFQRSRTFMTFGAIYPAMPLLCGQCERGRRDAVWRQSRRGHGGLDMDIIFIGLTEFFFLLAYSYTWICDAL, encoded by the coding sequence TTGATGAAACGGCAGGGCTTTTTTCATGGCCGCCCGCGCCTGTTTCTTTATGAGATTTTTATCTCTCGACGCTTCCAGCGCTCTCGAACCTTTATGACCTTCGGTGCCATATACCCCGCGATGCCGCTGCTATGCGGTCAGTGCGAGCGCGGCCGGCGCGACGCAGTTTGGCGTCAATCACGCCGCGGGCATGGAGGCCTGGATATGGATATTATTTTCATTGGCCTGACGGAATTTTTCTTCCTTCTCGCATATTCCTATACTTGGATATGCGACGCTCTATAG
- the ilvD gene encoding Dihydroxy-acid dehydratase has product MTTTPTTAPHLPEKSDLPSRHVTLGVERAPHRSFYYAMGLGPDEVAKPFVGVVSCWNEAAPCNIALDRQAAAVKAGVAECGGLPREFCTITVTDSLAMGHEGMKSSLVSREVIADSVEVFIRGHSYDALVCVGSCDKSLPGMMMAMLRLNIPALFLYGGSILPGRHRGRDVTVQDVFEAVGARQAGTMTDEELHELECVACPSAGTCGGQYTANTMACVSEALGVALPGSASPPAVYESRDRVARQSGRSVMDLLSHRIRPRDIVTRKALENAARVVAASGGSTNAVLHLPAIANEAGVNFTLEDIGRIFETTPYLTSLKPGGKYVAKDLYDVGGVPVIMKALLDAGLLHGDCLTVSGKTVAENLADTQVPTGQDVVKPVSEAYSPTGGLVVLKGNLAPEGAIVKVAGLATSVFRGTARCFDSEEECFAAVESRAYKDGDVLVIRYEGPRGGPGMREMLSTTAALAGQNVGNRVALITDGRFSGATRGISVGHISPEAAVGGPIALLRDGDTIIIDGEQGHLTVEVTDEELAERRKTWVPRQTRYGSGALWRFAQLASSAATGAVTHPGAKAEVFDYSDI; this is encoded by the coding sequence ATGACGACCACCCCTACCACAGCGCCGCACCTGCCCGAGAAATCCGATCTGCCGAGCCGTCATGTCACGCTCGGCGTCGAGCGGGCGCCGCATCGCTCGTTCTATTACGCGATGGGCCTCGGCCCCGACGAGGTCGCAAAGCCGTTTGTCGGCGTCGTCAGTTGCTGGAACGAGGCCGCGCCCTGCAATATCGCGCTCGATCGCCAGGCGGCTGCCGTGAAGGCCGGTGTTGCCGAATGCGGCGGCCTGCCACGCGAATTCTGCACCATCACGGTGACCGACAGCCTCGCCATGGGCCACGAGGGTATGAAGTCCTCTCTCGTCAGCCGGGAAGTCATCGCCGATTCCGTAGAAGTCTTCATCCGCGGCCATTCCTATGACGCGCTCGTCTGCGTCGGCAGTTGTGACAAGTCCCTGCCGGGGATGATGATGGCCATGTTGCGGCTCAACATCCCCGCGCTCTTCCTCTACGGCGGCTCTATTTTGCCGGGCCGCCATCGGGGCCGCGATGTCACCGTGCAAGACGTCTTCGAGGCGGTCGGTGCGCGCCAGGCCGGCACGATGACGGACGAGGAGCTGCATGAGCTTGAATGCGTCGCCTGCCCTTCGGCCGGCACCTGTGGCGGACAATATACGGCCAACACCATGGCCTGCGTGTCCGAAGCCCTGGGCGTCGCCCTGCCCGGCTCGGCCTCGCCGCCGGCGGTCTATGAAAGCCGCGACAGGGTGGCACGCCAGAGTGGTCGCTCCGTCATGGATCTCCTGTCCCATCGCATCCGCCCGCGCGATATCGTGACCCGCAAAGCGCTTGAGAATGCCGCGCGGGTCGTTGCGGCCTCCGGGGGCTCGACCAATGCGGTCCTGCATCTCCCGGCCATCGCCAATGAGGCCGGCGTCAACTTCACCCTTGAGGATATCGGCCGCATCTTCGAAACGACCCCGTATCTCACGAGCCTCAAGCCCGGCGGCAAATATGTCGCCAAGGATCTCTACGATGTCGGCGGCGTGCCGGTCATCATGAAGGCGCTGCTCGACGCCGGACTTCTGCACGGGGATTGCCTGACCGTGTCTGGCAAGACGGTGGCTGAAAACCTCGCTGATACCCAGGTGCCGACGGGGCAGGATGTCGTGAAGCCCGTCAGCGAGGCCTATTCGCCCACCGGCGGCCTTGTCGTGCTCAAGGGCAATCTCGCACCGGAAGGAGCCATCGTGAAGGTGGCCGGCTTGGCGACCTCTGTCTTCAGGGGTACGGCGCGCTGCTTCGATTCCGAGGAGGAGTGCTTCGCGGCGGTCGAAAGCCGCGCCTATAAGGATGGGGACGTTCTCGTCATTCGTTACGAGGGACCGCGCGGCGGCCCTGGTATGCGCGAGATGCTGTCGACCACGGCGGCGCTGGCCGGCCAGAATGTCGGCAACCGTGTCGCCCTGATCACTGACGGCCGCTTTTCCGGCGCGACCCGCGGTATCAGCGTCGGGCATATTTCGCCGGAAGCGGCCGTCGGCGGCCCCATCGCGCTACTCCGCGACGGCGACACCATCATCATCGATGGAGAGCAGGGCCACCTCACCGTGGAGGTAACGGACGAGGAATTGGCGGAGCGCAGGAAGACGTGGGTGCCGCGCCAGACCCGCTATGGCAGCGGCGCGCTGTGGCGCTTCGCCCAACTGGCGAGTTCCGCTGCAACCGGCGCGGTGACACACCCTGGCGCGAAGGCCGAAGTCTTCGACTACTCCGATATCTAG
- a CDS encoding Biotin sulfoxide reductase, with translation MATRYTASHWGLYEIERKGDGRPRLRPFSGDPDPSPIGLDQLGSSVTRLRVARPAVRRSFLEQGPGAQPDRRGREPFVEVSWEDALALVAGELSRVRTDYGNEAIFGGSYGWSSAGRFHHAQSQVHRFLNTIGGYVRHVDTYSLAAGRVIMPHVVGPIDDLHAEHTSWDVLAAHTRLFISFGGVPLKNSRVSPGGAGRHRVKEALAAMAARGTRFINISPVRENLITDGDVEWIPIRPNTDTAVMLALAYQLFTTGQADEAFLKRCCVGGGAFRDYVLGLSDDAPKTPAWAAMLSGVPAQRIEALARDMAETRTLLNVAWSLQRAEHGEQPFWAIVALACVLGQVGLPGGGFGLGYGAMNAIGSPHPRLKGPSLPQGHNPVAAFIPVARIADMLLNPGDHFTYEGETHRYPDIRLVYWAGGNPYHHHQDLTRLRRAWAKPDTIIVHEQFWNAHARMADIVLPATLAAERNDIAFATREGVLVAMHKAASANAEARDDFSIFSDLASRLGAGTAFTEGLDESAWLARLYETFVASAQANGIVVPDFPTFWERGFIDLASHDHPVVFLDEFRRDPAAHPRPTPSGRIELFSATVAAAQAADCPGHPAWLPPTEWGGAPAAAHWPIHLVSDQPARRLHSQLDHAPWSLAGKSGGREIILINTADAAVRHIADGNVVEIFNGRGTVQAIAAVSDDIVTGAARLATGAWIDPAEDIDAHGNPNVLTADRPASSFSQGCAALSCLVEIRRCAMPVPPTAHELPPLIHGNSVRNAS, from the coding sequence ATGGCGACGCGCTACACCGCCAGCCACTGGGGGCTCTATGAGATCGAGCGGAAGGGCGACGGCAGGCCCCGGCTGCGACCCTTCAGCGGTGATCCGGACCCGTCTCCCATCGGCCTCGACCAGTTGGGGAGTTCCGTCACGCGGCTGCGCGTCGCGCGGCCAGCCGTACGCCGTTCCTTTCTGGAGCAGGGTCCTGGTGCTCAACCCGATCGGCGCGGCCGCGAGCCTTTTGTCGAAGTGTCCTGGGAGGACGCTCTCGCGCTTGTCGCGGGGGAACTGAGCCGCGTGCGGACGGACTACGGCAATGAGGCGATCTTCGGCGGCTCCTACGGCTGGTCGAGCGCTGGCCGCTTCCACCATGCCCAGAGCCAGGTGCACCGCTTCCTCAACACGATCGGCGGCTATGTCCGCCATGTCGATACCTACAGCCTCGCCGCCGGGCGGGTGATCATGCCGCATGTGGTGGGGCCCATCGACGATCTCCACGCCGAGCACACATCCTGGGATGTCCTAGCCGCGCACACGCGCCTCTTCATCTCCTTCGGCGGGGTCCCGCTGAAGAATTCACGCGTCTCTCCGGGAGGCGCTGGGCGCCATCGAGTCAAGGAAGCGCTGGCGGCCATGGCCGCGCGCGGCACCCGCTTCATCAACATCAGCCCCGTCCGCGAGAATCTGATCACCGATGGCGACGTGGAGTGGATCCCGATCCGGCCTAACACCGACACCGCAGTCATGCTCGCGCTGGCCTATCAGCTCTTCACGACGGGACAGGCGGACGAGGCATTTCTGAAGCGCTGCTGCGTGGGTGGCGGCGCTTTCCGCGACTACGTGCTGGGTTTGTCCGACGATGCTCCGAAGACACCGGCCTGGGCGGCGATGCTGTCCGGAGTGCCGGCTCAACGGATAGAAGCCCTCGCGCGAGACATGGCGGAAACGCGCACCCTTCTCAATGTCGCCTGGTCGCTGCAGCGCGCCGAGCATGGCGAGCAACCGTTCTGGGCCATCGTGGCGCTTGCCTGCGTGCTCGGACAGGTCGGGCTGCCCGGCGGTGGATTCGGTCTTGGCTACGGCGCCATGAACGCCATCGGCAGCCCGCATCCGCGCCTCAAGGGCCCCTCCCTCCCGCAGGGCCACAATCCCGTCGCGGCCTTCATTCCCGTCGCGCGCATCGCCGACATGCTCCTCAACCCGGGCGACCATTTCACCTATGAGGGAGAGACGCATCGCTATCCGGACATCCGCCTCGTCTACTGGGCCGGCGGCAATCCCTACCATCACCACCAAGACCTGACGCGCCTGCGCCGGGCCTGGGCCAAGCCCGACACCATCATTGTCCACGAGCAGTTCTGGAACGCACATGCGCGCATGGCCGACATCGTCCTGCCCGCGACATTGGCCGCCGAGCGCAACGATATTGCCTTTGCCACGCGGGAGGGCGTGCTGGTGGCTATGCACAAGGCAGCGTCGGCCAACGCGGAGGCGCGCGACGATTTTTCGATCTTCAGCGATCTTGCCAGCCGCCTTGGCGCGGGCACGGCCTTCACCGAAGGGCTCGATGAAAGCGCGTGGCTCGCGCGCCTGTACGAGACCTTCGTGGCAAGCGCGCAGGCCAATGGCATCGTCGTGCCCGACTTCCCCACGTTCTGGGAACGCGGTTTCATCGACCTCGCCTCGCATGACCACCCTGTCGTGTTTCTCGATGAGTTTCGCCGCGATCCCGCGGCCCATCCCCGGCCTACGCCGTCAGGGCGCATCGAACTCTTCTCCGCGACCGTTGCCGCGGCCCAGGCGGCCGACTGTCCTGGACACCCCGCCTGGCTGCCGCCCACCGAGTGGGGCGGCGCACCAGCCGCCGCGCATTGGCCCATCCATCTTGTGTCGGACCAGCCCGCGCGCCGGCTGCACAGCCAGCTCGACCATGCGCCATGGAGCCTCGCCGGAAAAAGCGGCGGCCGCGAGATCATTCTGATCAACACCGCTGACGCGGCCGTAAGACACATCGCCGACGGCAATGTGGTTGAAATCTTCAACGGCCGAGGCACTGTCCAGGCAATTGCCGCGGTCAGCGACGACATCGTGACGGGAGCGGCCCGCCTCGCGACAGGGGCCTGGATCGATCCCGCCGAAGACATCGATGCGCATGGCAATCCCAATGTCCTGACAGCCGATCGGCCGGCGTCCAGCTTCTCGCAAGGGTGTGCCGCGTTGAGCTGCCTCGTCGAGATCCGGCGCTGCGCCATGCCGGTACCGCCGACAGCGCACGAACTCCCTCCCCTCATTCACGGCAATAGCGTCCGCAACGCTAGCTGA
- a CDS encoding GLUCOSE-FRUCTOSE OXIDOREDUCTASE encodes MIAPKADRRLGIMPQHREGVTMRWGLIGAGAHALQKIAPALRSTKGASLRGALGSTPDKSARFAAEAGGVAYPSLEAMLGDDEVDAVFIATPNDQHREQTEKAAAAGKHILVEKPMALTEGDCRAMIAACERAGVALGIGFQQRHAPVHRALRELIASGQLGDIMLVRGEWHTAYGPWTNWRADPAKSGSDILGAVGVHVFDLLGFLVGADVSKTASIVDRAADTGLDQTIAAALRYANGTMGTVTITRRARAALNSVHVLGTKGAASGIGTLGMAPTGHLEITREGHTETREFPVVDLYAAQFEAFAEAVAAGRSPSASGADGLKSVALTAQLLKA; translated from the coding sequence ATGATCGCTCCGAAAGCCGACCGGCGTCTCGGGATCATGCCGCAGCACCGGGAAGGCGTCACCATGCGTTGGGGACTGATAGGTGCGGGCGCCCATGCCCTGCAGAAGATCGCGCCTGCGTTGAGAAGCACAAAGGGCGCAAGCCTCAGGGGCGCGCTTGGCAGCACGCCGGACAAGTCCGCGCGTTTTGCGGCCGAGGCGGGAGGCGTCGCCTATCCCTCGCTGGAGGCGATGCTCGGAGATGACGAGGTTGATGCCGTCTTCATCGCCACGCCCAACGATCAGCACCGCGAACAAACCGAGAAGGCCGCCGCCGCAGGCAAGCATATTCTCGTCGAAAAGCCCATGGCGCTGACCGAGGGGGATTGCCGCGCGATGATCGCCGCATGCGAGCGCGCCGGTGTGGCGCTTGGCATCGGCTTCCAGCAGCGCCATGCGCCGGTGCATCGCGCCTTGCGCGAACTCATCGCCTCCGGCCAGCTCGGCGATATCATGCTGGTGCGCGGCGAGTGGCACACGGCCTACGGCCCGTGGACGAACTGGCGCGCCGATCCGGCGAAATCAGGCTCCGATATTCTCGGCGCCGTCGGCGTGCATGTCTTCGATCTCCTCGGTTTCCTGGTCGGAGCCGATGTTTCGAAGACCGCTTCCATCGTCGATCGCGCGGCCGATACGGGCCTCGACCAGACCATCGCCGCCGCGCTGCGCTATGCGAATGGCACTATGGGGACGGTGACAATCACGCGGCGCGCCCGGGCCGCCCTCAACAGCGTGCATGTGCTGGGCACGAAGGGAGCGGCCAGCGGAATCGGCACCCTCGGGATGGCACCGACCGGGCATCTCGAGATCACGCGTGAGGGGCACACCGAGACACGCGAGTTCCCGGTCGTCGATCTTTATGCCGCACAATTCGAAGCCTTTGCCGAAGCGGTCGCGGCGGGGCGCTCCCCCTCGGCGAGTGGCGCCGATGGGCTGAAATCTGTCGCGCTGACGGCACAGCTTCTGAAGGCGTGA
- a CDS encoding NAD(P)-dependent dehydrogenase (Short-subunit alcohol dehydrogenase family), which yields MKGLLDGKTIIITGAGSNVGRAAEHLFLTHGARLALVDRDVSRISTTSASPSDSRLVIAADLTDAAANERMVGQALARFGRIDGLCNTFGIDPPTAKGTLDTSEADWNRIIAVNLTAVFLACRAVLPAMRAGGGGSIVNIGSQGSLLTLPGMTAYGVSKAGVLQLTRQIASDHGADGIRANCICPSGLEQPSVDRLQILTDEQLSRRADVMKRLSPLGRVCTPEDVAKAMLFFVSDLSSFTTAAALPVEGGGTAVIRF from the coding sequence CTGTTCCTCACGCACGGCGCTCGCCTCGCGCTGGTTGATCGCGACGTAAGCCGCATCAGCACCACGTCGGCATCACCTTCGGACAGCCGTCTTGTCATCGCAGCCGACCTGACGGATGCCGCCGCTAATGAGCGCATGGTCGGGCAAGCCCTCGCGCGTTTCGGCAGGATCGATGGTCTTTGCAATACATTCGGGATCGATCCCCCCACAGCGAAGGGCACCCTCGACACGAGTGAAGCGGACTGGAACAGGATCATAGCGGTCAATCTGACGGCCGTATTCCTGGCCTGCCGCGCCGTGTTGCCGGCCATGCGCGCCGGCGGGGGCGGAAGCATCGTGAACATCGGCTCACAGGGCTCGTTGCTGACGCTTCCCGGCATGACCGCCTATGGCGTGTCAAAGGCCGGCGTTCTGCAGCTCACGCGCCAGATCGCCTCCGACCACGGCGCCGATGGCATCCGCGCCAATTGCATCTGCCCGAGCGGCTTGGAGCAGCCCTCCGTCGACCGTCTCCAGATCCTCACGGACGAGCAGTTGTCGCGTCGCGCGGATGTGATGAAGCGGCTCTCGCCCCTCGGCCGCGTGTGCACCCCGGAAGACGTCGCCAAGGCCATGCTGTTCTTCGTCAGCGATCTCTCATCCTTCACCACCGCCGCGGCGCTCCCCGTCGAAGGTGGCGGCACAGCGGTGATCCGCTTCTAG